The DNA sequence CAGGGATAACATATCTATTCTTTCTGAGTTTTTTTCTTTTCTTCTCTCTTCTATTTCACGGTAAATTAAATCATCTAATCTTTTTTTGGTTCTGAGAAAACTACCCCAAGGACTCCATTTTCCCAAGTCTTTCCGTAGCCATTCATAAAATAGGAAACTAATATTAATTGGCTGGTTGAAGCGGTCTAAAATATCTTTGATTAATTGTGCCATTTCCAAGAAGCGATCGCCTTCTGTAAGTCCAAAAACCACCTTAAGTATTACTTGTAATGAAACTTCCTGCATGGTTTCCCTAGTGATAAAAATATCATTAGTTTCAAACTTACTAAATAAATTATTAACTATCTCCTGCACCGAATTACCATAATAGATCATGCGATCGCCGTGAAAGGGAGGCATCATCAATTTTCTTTCTCGTTTGTGTCTTTTCCCATCCAAGGAAAGTAAAGAAGAATAACCCACAATAGGAGTAAGTACCGTGTTTAACTCACCGTCAGCAAAAAAGGTTTGACGATCATTCGTTAATATTTGCTGTATGGCATCTGGATGATTAACAAATAAAATATTATTACCAAACCCAGTAATTTGAGCAGTAAATAAATCTTGATACTCTTTGACTGCCTGACTCATATATTCAGGAGGATTCAAAATCCACTTTACAGTCTGTAACCATACAGGAGTTGATAATTGATTGACGTAAACCATTTTTATATTCTTCTTCTGTTTATTTTTTAGTTAATCCCCTATAAAAACACATTAATCCAGATCCAATAAAAATCGCATTAATAATCCAAATGATAATTTTTAACAAGGAAAGTATATTATTAAGACTTGAGTTTAAATTTTCTTGAACTGTAAATATTCCTAAAAATATAGAAAAGAAATAGTTAATAGCTAAAGCAATAATTAAAAACAAAAACCCATATAAAAAATATTGAGAAGGCTTATTTTCATTTTTTTTACCAAATGCGGCTTTAAATAAATCAAAAATAGCATCAAGAATAATATCTAAGGGGGAATCATCTTTTTTTTGCTTCATCGGAAAAAAACTCCCATTAAACCAAAAATGAATATTAATGTAGTTATTATATAAAAAAGAACGACTTTTCTGTACCCCTCTACAATTTTAGGCTTAAAGTTGGTAAATTCTAATTTTTTGTATTTGAAGCTGTTTTGTAATTCGCAACAACAAAATTACTTCGAGTTGATTGAAAGTTCTAAAAACATTAAGGGTTGAATAATATTCAACCCCTACAAGTTTATATTAAGACATCTTAACTCTGAACCCCTAACTCCTAACTCCTAACTCTGGTTTATTTAGTTTCGGAAAATTCTGCATCGATAACGTCATCTCCGCCATCGTTGTTATCAGAATCGTTAGTGCCTCCAGTAGCATCAGCCCCGGGAGTAGCACCACCCGCTTGTTGATAAACATTACTACCGATGGTATAGAGAGTTTGTTGTAACTCAGGCATTACAGTTTTGATTTTCTCATCATCATCTTGACCTACTGCTTCTTTTAAGTCTTTGATTAAGCCTTCCGCTTTGGCTTTATCATCGGCAGAAACTTTATCCCCTAATTCATTGAGTTGTTTTTCTGCTTGATAGACTAAAGAATCAGCTTGGTTTTTACGCTCGATTTTCTCTCGTCTTTCTTTGTCCGCCGCCGCATTGGCTTCCGCTTCTTTAACCATGCGATCGACTTCTGTGTCAGGTAAGGTAGAAGCTCCTGTAATACTGATAGATTGTTCTTTACCAGTACCTTTGTCTTTTGCAGTTACGTTTAAAATACCGTTAGCATCAATGTCGAAGGTAACTTCAATTTGAGGAATGCCACGGGGTGCAGGAGGAATACCGTCTAAGCGGAAAGTTCCCAAACTCTTGTTATCTTTGGAAAATTCACGCTCACCTTGTAATACATGAATCTCTACATTGGTTTGACCA is a window from the Cyanobacterium sp. Dongsha4 genome containing:
- a CDS encoding cytochrome P450 yields the protein MVYVNQLSTPVWLQTVKWILNPPEYMSQAVKEYQDLFTAQITGFGNNILFVNHPDAIQQILTNDRQTFFADGELNTVLTPIVGYSSLLSLDGKRHKRERKLMMPPFHGDRMIYYGNSVQEIVNNLFSKFETNDIFITRETMQEVSLQVILKVVFGLTEGDRFLEMAQLIKDILDRFNQPINISFLFYEWLRKDLGKWSPWGSFLRTKKRLDDLIYREIEERRKEKNSERIDMLSLLLEAKDENGEGLTNQELRDELMLILFAGHETTAIAMSWALYWIYYYPEVKEKLLQELNALAPDSDGTTIYKQPYLTAVCNETLRIYPVAMLTFPRVATEDVQILGQTVKKGTIVTGCIYLTHQREDLYPNPNQFQPERFLNRQYSPYEFLPFGGGVRRCLGEALATYEMRLVVAKILREYDLELVTKKAVKPRRRGVVLSPEGGIPMKFLGHK